One segment of Montipora foliosa isolate CH-2021 unplaced genomic scaffold, ASM3666993v2 scaffold_349, whole genome shotgun sequence DNA contains the following:
- the LOC137987458 gene encoding uncharacterized protein, producing the protein MESDSDSDLVETLDEFEQIGGAAPGRFVFERLPVVERRSVRLGVRERVFQLRPRQIGAFIPRQRLTDALVQGLRSALDDLINDQDIPDGDRIYIALASNRIANAYNGWGLRAGEWRAQGPRVDALLGNLSHMLNSNEQFEMDDSFTLSFVHVRGAPTGSGYKRKHLPGHQASTRLREFKRCVLRVPQDDQNLCCPRAIALARGVHQHRDDPPRRRQWTRCRGNHRRITRAAQTLLDEVDLPPQPCGPEQLQQLVTAPSLEDYTLVVVDANRAYACFAYGRGDTLLGLLHEDGHYDALSSLPGFFGQDYFCSQCFQAYKHLGQHACRNNRTHHCGACLQNGCPDHTEAYRQYRSAQTPCILCGRSFYGDTCLQTHRSKTHTGQPADPQHPSVCATRRQCKECHHTLRGLKEIRTHRCGYRKCLCCKNDVDVHSHRCFLQVEKTPAEERRLTRQRLSFQRILNQGLAPLLEFEAAGLHAFLAGDNEDDDEEEDDEEPPLHVFFDIESMQVEGRHVPNLVVAETEDDDDPPVSFQGDDCLFHFLEWLETLTENGMRPLTVIAHNFKGYDSYPIIDELHRQKRELEQIRNGGKVLQLTYPHEHTTIRFIDSLSFFQMPLSDFPKTFGLTELKKGYFPHLFNTPEHQTYVGRLPDKAFYMPDGMSVKKRRDFDTWYDDQAAREVVFDFQAELLAYCESDVKLLKQGCLTFMRDFQGRAEFNPFEQMTVASACNRYLRMHCMEEDSIASEPLLGWRGRVNHSQTSMEWLTWCEHHLRQRAYLALSPEEHEDHEALARAYGHYDPHHPLHRQRIQHARNEGEYRLPGTRYTVDGYDADTKTIYEFYGCFWHGCRTCHPQRTDVHPTLLDRTMDEVRALVDKKRTFLINHGYQVVTMWECTWNTLKQTNQDIKDFLARQHLQAPLEPRDAFYGGRTNAVRLYAHVDEEKEEEIRYDDYTSLYPWVNKYGTYPLGHPTFLYEPDTTDLSPYFGLAKCTVLPPQRLYHPVLPYRSHDKLTFPLCRTCVEENISKPLLEKTHACHHTDEERVLVGTWCTPELAMAVEKGYVIQHVHEVWHFDQQRTGLFRSYVDTWLQIKEEASGWPEGCTTPAQKQARIDAYYAREGIRLDPTKIEKNPGLRALAKMMLNSMWGKFGQRINKTQVREFTEPQPFIEFLDSDQHDVRYVSSLTEDRVEVHYKLQTHDVLPSPNLNIFIAAFTTCHARLRLYRALDHLGERVLYFDTDSVVYLHRPGDPPLDPPRGAYLGDFKDELDAGDHIVEFCSGGPKNYGYKTKNGHVVCKVRGFSLNVEGMTQLNYDVLRQNTLDELHRPLDRPRTTRVTQSHTIQRNAKTYTLETQPSHKDYRLVYSKRVLDPTTAQTYPYGYERFTDEDLDLAQILADLFA; encoded by the coding sequence ATGGAAAGTGATAGTGACAGTGACTTGGTTGAAACACTCGACGAGTTTGAACAAATTGGAGGTGCTGCTCCAGGACGTTTCGTCTTTGAAAGACTCCCTGTGGTCGAACGACGTAGTGTCCGTCTCGGCGTTCGTGAACGCGTCTTTCAACTTCGTCCTCGACAGATCGGAGCGTTCATCCCCCGACAACGTCTCACCGATGCCCTCGTGCAAGGTCTTCGTAGCGCTCTAGATGACTTAATCAACGATCAAGACATTCCCGATGGCGACCGCATTTACATCGCTCTAGCCTCCAATCGTATCGCCAATGCTTACAACGGTTGGGGACTGCGGGCTGGAGAATGGCGCGCTCAAGGTCCACGCGTGGATGCCTTACTTGGGAATCTTTCCCACATGCTCAACTCGAACGAACAATTTGAAATGGACGATTCCTTCACCCTCTCCTTCGTTCACGTACGCGGGGCTCCCACCGGTTCCggttacaaaagaaaacatttaccaGGGCATCAAGCGTCGACGCGTCTCAGAGAATTCAAGCGCTGTGTCTTACGCGTTCCACAGGATGATCAAAATCTATGCTGTCCACGCGCCATCGCTCTGGCTCGAGGGGTCCATCAACATCGAGACGATCCCCCACGCCGTCGACAATGGACTCGCTGTCGCGGTAACCATCGTCGCATCACACGAGCGGCTCAAACACTTCTAGACGAAGTCGATCTTCCTCCTCAACCCTGTGGTCCTGAACAACTTCAACAACTCGTCACCGCTCCCAGTCTTGAAGACTACACCCTCGTGGTCGTAGATGCCAACCGCGCTTATGCTTGTTTCGCTTACGGTCGTGGGGACACGTTGTTAGGACTCTTACACGAAGACGGTCATTACGATGCCTTGTCTTCCTTACCCGGGTTCTTCGGTCAAGATTATTTTTGCAGCCAGTGTTTCCAAGCCTACAAGCATCTAGGTCAGCACGCCTGCCGTAACAATCGAACCCATCATTGCGGAGCCTGCCTGCAAAACGGATGTCCTGATCATACCGAGGCCTACCGACAGTACCGCTCGGCTCAGACCCCCTGTATTCTCTGTGGACGTTCTTTCTACGGAGACACGTGTCTCCAAACCCATCGGTCCAAGACCCACACCGGTCAACCCGCGGATCCTCAACATCCTTCCGTCTGTGCCACCCGTCGGCAGTGTAAAGAATGTCATCACACGTTACGTGGTCTCAAAGAGATCCGAACTCATCGGTGCGGGTATCGGAAATGTTTGTGCTGCAAGAACGACGTCGACGTTCATTCCCATCGATGTTTCTTACAAGTCGAAAAGACTCCCGCCGAAGAACGACGCTTGACACGGCAGCGACTCTCTTTCCAAAGGATCCTGAATCAGGGACTGGCGCCTCTCTTAGAATTCGAGGCCGCTGGCTTGCACGCTTTCCTGGCGGGCGataacgaggacgacgacgaagAGGAGGACGATGAGGAACCGCCCTTGCACGTTTTCTTTGACATTGAGAGTATGCAAGTCGAGGGGCGTCACGTGCCCAATCTGGTGGTGGCCGAAACAGAAGACGACGACGATCCTCCCGTCTCGTTCCAAGGAGATGACTGTCTCTTTCACTTTCTGGAATGGTTAGAAACATTAACCGAAAACGGAATGCGACCCCTAACAGTCATCGCTCATAATTTCAAAGGGTATGACAGTTATCCCATCATCGACGAACTCCATCGGCAAAAGAGAGAACTCGAACAAATCCGAAACGGTGGGAAAGTCCTCCAACTCACCTACCCTCACGAACACACCACCATACGATTCATCGATTCGCTCTCCTTCTTCCAGATGCCGCTGAGCGATTTCCCCAAGACGTTCGGGCTCACCGAACTCAAGAAAGGATACTTTCCACATTTGTTCAATACCCCCGAACATCAAACGTATGTAGGCCGACTTCCCGACAAAGCCTTCTACATGCCCGACGGCATGTCCGTCAAGAAACGTCGCGACTTTGATACTTGGTACGACGACCAAGCGGCACGAGAGGTCGTCTTTGATTTCCAAGCCGAACTCTTAGCCTACTGCGAATCGGACGTGAAACTCTTGAAACAAGGATGTCTCACTTTCATGCGGGATTTTCAAGGACGCGCTGAATTCAATCCCTTTGAACAAATGACGGTCGCCTCTGCCTGTAATCGCTACTTGCGCATGCACTGTATGGAAGAAGACTCTATCGCTTCCGAACCTCTCCTAGGATGGCGAGGCCGTGTCAATCATTCCCAGACCTCTATGGAATGGCTGACGTGGTGCGAACACCATCTACGACAACGAGCCTACCTGGCCCTCTCGCCGGAAGAACACGAGGACCACGAAGCCCTAGCTCGTGCCTACGGCCACTACGATCCTCATCATCCCTTGCACCGCCAACGTATCCAACATGCTCGAAACGAGGGCGAGTACCGCCTTCCTGGTACCCGATACACGGTCGACGGATACGATGCCGATACCAAGACCATCTACGAATTCTACGGGTGCTTCTGGCACGGATGTCGGACTTGCCATCCCCAACGCACCGACGTGCACCCGACGCTGCTCGACCGCACCATGGACGAGGTCCGTGCTCTCGTCGACAAGAAACGCACATTCCTCATCAACCATGGGTACCAAGTCGTGACCATGTGGGAATGTACCTGGAACACCCTCAAACAAACCAACCAGGACATCAAAGACTTTCTAGCCCGTCAACACCTCCAAGCCCCCCTTGAACCACGCGATGCTTTTTACGGGGGTCGGACCAATGCCGTACGTCTCTACGCTCACGTCGACGAGGAGAAAGAGGAAGAAATCCGATACGACGATTACACGTCCTTGTATCCTTGGGTCAACAAGTACGGCACCTATCCACTCGGTCATCCCACCTTCCTGTATGAACCCGACACCACCGATCTCTCGCCTTATTTTGGGTTGGCCAAATGTACCGTCCTTCCACCCCAACGTCTCTACCATCCCGTGTTGCCTTACCGTAGTCACGACAAACTCACGTTTCCCTTATGTCGTACTTGCGTCGAAGAGAACATTTCCAAACCCCTTTTGGAAAAAACGCATGCCTGTCATCACACGGACGAAGAACGTGTTCTCGTCGGTACCTGGTGCACCCCCGAACTCGCCATGGCTGTCGAAAAAGGTTACGTCATTCAACACGTCCACGAAGTATGGCATTTCGATCAGCAACGCACGGGACTCTTCCGATCCTACGTGGACACGTGGCTCCAAATCAAAGAAGAAGCCAGCGGTTGGCCCGAAGGCTGCACCACGCCTGCTCAGAAACAAGCCCGCATCGATGCGTACTATGCTCGGGAAGGCATTCGTCTCGATCCCACCAAAATCGAAAAGAACCCTGGACTCCGAGCCCTGGCTAAGATGATGCTCAACTCCATGTGGGGCAAGTTCGGGCAACGGATCAACAAGACTCAGGTCCGAGAATTCACCGAACCTCAACCGTTCATCGAGTTCCTCGATAGCGATCAACACGATGTCCGTTACGTCAGTTCCCTCACCGAAGACCGGGTCGAAGTCCATTACAAACTCCAAACGCACGATGTCTTGCCTTCACCCAATCTCAACATCTTCATAGCCGCCTTCACCACCTGTCATGCCCGACTCCGTCTCTATCGAGCCCTCGATCATCTCGGTGAACGCGTCCTCTACTTCGACACCGACTCGGTCGTCTATCTCCATCGTCCTGGCGACCCACCCTTGGATCCTCCACGAGGCGCCTACCTTGGCGACTTCAAAGATGAATTGGACGCGGGCGATCACATTGTAGAATTCTGCTCGGGCGGTCCTAAGAACTACGGTTACAAGACCAAGAACGGACACGTGGTATGCAAGGTCCGCGGTTTCTCCCTCAACGTCGAAGGGATGACTCAATTGAATTACGATGTCTTGCGTCAAAACACTCTGGATGAATTGCATCGTCCTCTAGACCGACCGCGTACCACTCGTGTCACGCAATCTCACACCATCCAAAGAAATGCCAAGACCTACACCTTAGAAACCCAACCTTCTCACAAAGATTACCGGCTCGTCTACTCCAAACGGGTCCTGGATCCCACCACGGCCCAGACCTACCCTTACGGTTACGAACGGTTCACTGACGAGGATCTGGATCTCGCTCAAATTTTAGCGGACCTATTTGCTTAA